In the genome of Nitrospira japonica, one region contains:
- a CDS encoding response regulator, which yields MTQPDQPTGHTILVGVTDIFFYTKVRDALRPRGFRLERARSQQDIAGISSTGSPAAVILNMNDDVLNAFQALETLKADARTKKVPVLAFANHEEVDTWNRAKSLGVTKIVSRNEFSARTRELVEEVLSTLNAE from the coding sequence ATGACTCAACCCGATCAGCCAACCGGACACACCATCCTCGTCGGCGTGACCGACATCTTCTTTTATACGAAGGTCCGCGATGCCCTGCGCCCCAGAGGCTTCAGGCTTGAACGAGCCCGCTCGCAACAGGACATCGCGGGCATCTCATCCACCGGGTCGCCGGCCGCGGTCATTCTCAACATGAACGATGACGTTCTGAACGCCTTTCAAGCCTTGGAGACGTTGAAGGCCGACGCTCGGACGAAGAAAGTCCCCGTTCTGGCCTTTGCGAATCACGAAGAAGTGGATACGTGGAACCGGGCCAAATCCTTGGGCGTCACGAAGATCGTCTCGCGAAACGAATTCTCGGCACGTACGAGAGAATTGGTCGAGGAAGTTCTGTCGACGCTCAACGCTGAATGA
- a CDS encoding tetratricopeptide repeat protein yields the protein MDVQDFLTQGDGREEDKREAWCLFQQAYERQMKNELEEAVSLYRQSLSVHPTAEAHTFLGWTYSFMGRLDDAIDECRMAIARDPDFGNPYNDIGAYLIEKGQFDEAIPWFQKAMQARRYESPAFPHLNLGRVYEKKGQWTDAIEAYKQALLLNPDYVLAKKSLGRLISSLN from the coding sequence ATGGATGTCCAAGACTTCTTAACACAAGGCGACGGTCGGGAAGAGGACAAACGAGAAGCCTGGTGCCTCTTCCAACAGGCGTACGAGCGGCAGATGAAAAATGAGTTGGAGGAAGCCGTGTCGCTCTATCGCCAATCCTTGTCGGTTCATCCGACAGCGGAAGCCCATACGTTCTTGGGTTGGACCTACAGTTTTATGGGCCGCCTCGACGACGCCATCGACGAGTGTCGCATGGCCATTGCCCGGGATCCTGACTTCGGCAACCCGTACAACGACATCGGCGCCTATCTCATCGAGAAGGGCCAGTTCGACGAGGCGATTCCCTGGTTTCAAAAGGCGATGCAGGCGAGACGCTATGAAAGCCCCGCGTTTCCTCACCTGAACCTCGGAAGGGTCTACGAGAAGAAAGGTCAGTGGACCGATGCGATCGAAGCCTATAAGCAGGCTCTTTTGCTGAATCCGGACTACGTCCTGGCCAAAAAGTCGCTCGGCCGTTTGATCAGTTCGTTGAATTAA
- a CDS encoding sulfide-dependent adenosine diphosphate thiazole synthase, translating to MGKPKPAPLRERDITRQIAREYYKEFDQLIESDVIIVGAGPSGLICAHDLADMGFKTVIVEQNLALGGGFWHGGYLMNKATICAPAHKILDEIDVPCKRIKDCEGMYIVDPPHATGALIAAAYRAGAKVLNLTRVVDLILRRDGSLDGVVVNNTTAEMAGHDLIHVDPIALESKIVVDATGHDAVVVSLLHKRSLYTEVPGNGAMWVSRSEEDVMDHTGEVYPNCFVIGLAVSAVHGTPRMGPAFGSMLLSGRYGAELIKKKLKQE from the coding sequence ATGGGAAAGCCAAAACCCGCTCCATTGAGAGAACGAGACATCACCAGACAGATCGCCCGCGAGTACTACAAAGAATTCGATCAACTCATCGAAAGCGACGTCATCATCGTCGGCGCGGGACCCTCCGGACTGATCTGTGCACACGATCTGGCCGACATGGGATTCAAGACGGTCATTGTCGAGCAGAACCTCGCGCTTGGCGGCGGGTTCTGGCACGGCGGCTACTTGATGAACAAGGCCACGATCTGCGCTCCGGCCCATAAGATCCTCGACGAGATTGATGTCCCCTGCAAGAGAATCAAGGACTGCGAGGGGATGTACATCGTGGATCCGCCGCATGCCACCGGCGCGCTGATCGCCGCGGCTTATCGGGCAGGGGCAAAAGTCCTGAATCTCACGAGGGTGGTCGACCTGATTCTCCGCCGTGACGGATCCCTGGACGGAGTGGTCGTCAATAATACGACCGCCGAAATGGCCGGCCACGATCTCATCCACGTCGATCCGATCGCCTTGGAAAGCAAGATTGTCGTCGATGCCACCGGTCATGACGCAGTCGTCGTCAGCCTGCTGCATAAACGAAGCCTTTACACCGAGGTGCCGGGCAACGGCGCCATGTGGGTCTCCCGTTCGGAAGAAGACGTCATGGATCATACGGGTGAGGTCTATCCCAATTGTTTCGTGATAGGCTTGGCCGTCTCGGCCGTCCACGGCACCCCCCGCATGGGACCGGCTTTCGGGTCTATGCTACTATCCGGTCGATACGGAGCGGAGTTGATCAAGAAAAAGCTGAAGCAGGAGTAG
- the thiC gene encoding phosphomethylpyrimidine synthase ThiC — protein MSKNGSDNGHGQKAITTSPFPASRKVFVSGTQPGVRVPMREIALSPTKSMKGEAPTPNEPITVYDTSGPYTDPSITIDIRAGLAPSRQEWIRSREDAEQLPDVTSEYGRARAADPKLADLRFGHVRKPLRAKPGKNVTQLHYARKGVVTPEMEFIAIRENQSREVARELASRNGHGGGTVQHPGEAWGANIPRTITPEFVRDEVARGRAIIPANINHPETEPMIIGRNFLVKINSNIGNSAVASSIEEEVEKMIWSIRWGADTVMDLSTGKNIHETREWIIRNSPVPIGTVPIYQALEKVGGKAEDLTWDIYRDTLIEQAEQGVDYFTIHAGVRLAYVPLTAQRMTGIVSRGGSIHAKWCLAHHQDNFAYTHFEEICEIMKAYDVSFSLGDGLRPGSIADANDEAQFAELETLGELTKIAWQHDVQVMIEGPGHVPMHLIKVNMEKQLQACHEAPFYTLGPLTTDIAPGYDHITSGIGAAMIGWYGCAMLCYVTPKEHLGLPDREDVKVGVVTYKIAAHAADLAKGHPGAQIRDNALSKARFEFRWEDQFNLSLDPDTAVQFHDETLPDNAAKVSHFCSMCGPHFCSMKITQDVRDYAASKQVSEQQAIQIGMKEKSEEFRKAGSEIYR, from the coding sequence ATGAGCAAGAACGGCTCCGACAACGGTCACGGCCAGAAGGCGATCACGACCAGTCCCTTTCCCGCATCGCGGAAGGTCTTCGTCTCCGGAACCCAGCCTGGCGTGCGGGTTCCGATGCGGGAAATCGCCTTGTCACCGACCAAGTCGATGAAGGGTGAGGCGCCGACACCCAACGAACCCATCACGGTCTACGATACATCGGGTCCCTACACCGATCCGTCGATCACCATCGATATTCGAGCCGGGTTGGCCCCGTCCCGTCAGGAGTGGATTCGTTCGCGCGAGGACGCCGAGCAGCTCCCGGACGTCACCTCGGAGTACGGACGCGCACGGGCCGCCGACCCCAAGCTGGCGGATCTGCGCTTCGGGCACGTCCGCAAACCGCTGCGCGCCAAGCCGGGTAAGAATGTGACGCAACTCCACTACGCCCGCAAGGGCGTGGTCACACCCGAGATGGAATTCATCGCAATCAGGGAAAACCAATCGCGCGAGGTCGCACGCGAATTGGCCTCGCGGAACGGCCACGGGGGCGGAACGGTGCAGCATCCGGGGGAGGCTTGGGGCGCGAACATTCCCCGAACCATCACACCGGAGTTCGTACGGGACGAAGTCGCCAGGGGACGGGCGATCATTCCGGCCAACATCAACCACCCGGAGACGGAACCGATGATCATCGGCCGGAATTTTCTGGTCAAGATCAACTCGAACATCGGGAACTCCGCCGTCGCGTCCTCGATCGAAGAAGAAGTGGAAAAGATGATCTGGTCGATCCGCTGGGGAGCCGATACGGTCATGGATCTCTCCACGGGAAAGAACATCCACGAGACGCGGGAGTGGATCATCCGCAATTCGCCGGTTCCGATCGGCACCGTGCCGATCTACCAGGCGCTCGAAAAGGTGGGCGGGAAGGCCGAAGACCTGACCTGGGACATTTATCGGGATACGCTTATCGAGCAGGCCGAGCAGGGCGTCGACTATTTTACGATCCATGCCGGCGTCCGCCTGGCCTACGTGCCGTTGACCGCGCAGCGCATGACCGGAATCGTGTCGCGCGGCGGCTCGATTCACGCCAAGTGGTGTCTAGCCCACCACCAGGACAACTTTGCTTATACGCACTTCGAAGAAATCTGCGAGATCATGAAGGCCTACGACGTCTCCTTCAGTCTGGGAGACGGGCTGCGGCCGGGCTCCATCGCCGATGCCAATGACGAGGCGCAATTCGCGGAGCTTGAAACCCTGGGCGAGCTGACGAAGATCGCCTGGCAGCATGACGTGCAAGTGATGATCGAGGGACCGGGTCACGTGCCGATGCACCTGATCAAAGTCAACATGGAGAAGCAGCTGCAGGCCTGTCACGAAGCGCCGTTCTATACGCTCGGCCCGCTCACCACCGACATCGCCCCCGGCTACGACCACATCACGTCGGGAATCGGCGCAGCCATGATCGGCTGGTACGGATGCGCCATGCTCTGCTATGTCACGCCCAAGGAGCACTTGGGCCTGCCCGACCGCGAAGACGTGAAAGTCGGCGTCGTGACCTACAAGATCGCCGCTCATGCGGCCGACCTGGCCAAGGGCCATCCGGGCGCTCAGATCAGGGACAATGCCCTGTCGAAGGCGCGGTTCGAGTTTCGGTGGGAGGACCAATTCAACCTGTCCCTCGACCCGGACACCGCCGTGCAATTCCACGACGAGACGCTTCCGGACAACGCGGCCAAGGTCTCCCACTTCTGCAGCATGTGCGGGCCGCATTTCTGCTCGATGAAGATCACTCAGGATGTGCGGGACTATGCCGCCAGCAAACAGGTGTCCGAGCAGCAAGCCATCCAAATTGGAATGAAGGAAAAGTCTGAGGAATTCCGAAAAGCAGGCTCTGAAATTTACCGTTAG